DNA from Flavobacterium aestivum:
AAGCTTCAGGTGCATATTGACCTCCTTCATAACCTTGATTTAAACCCGAAATACTATAACGGTAATCTTCTTTTATGGGGATTAATTTTGAGTCGATTTCCAGATATCCAGTAAGGTAATAAGGGCTTATGACCACTTCTTTTAAAGCGATTGCCTTTTGGGTCAATTGAATAGTTGTTTTTTTGTTTTTTATCCAGTCATTGGTCACTCTAACTCGTAAAGACTCAAAGCCAAGAAGTGTGATGTGTAAGGTGTCACTTTGGGTTACAGCAATCTCAAAATTACCTTTGTCATCCGTAGTGGTACCGGTAACTTGATTGATATTGATGATGTTTACGCTGGCTAAAGGGGTGCCGGTATTGTCGCTAATAATTGTACCAGAGACTTTTTGTGGAGTATCAGTAGTTTGAGCTACTGCACTTATGGAAGCAATTACAAATAAAAAAACTACAAAATATTTCATAAACTGTTTTAAAGCTTTAAAAGTAGTAAAACAGGATTAAATATTTTGTAGTTCCAGTATAATTATAAGAAAATTAACAATCGGAATTGTTAGTCTCTTCTTGGTCTTCTTGATCTTGATGAATCACCAAAGCCTTCAGAACGTCTAGGTGCTCTTTCTGATGAACCTTCTCTTGAAGATCTGTCTGATGAAAAACCACCATCTCTTCTTGAACCTGAGTTTCTTTCTGATCTAAAACCACCTTCTCTAGAAGATGAACCTCTGTCACCTCTAAAACCACCTTCTCTTCTTGGTGCAAAGCTACCTTCTCTTCTTGAAGAGCTTCTTCCTCCAAATCCACCAGAATTTCTTCCGTTATGGTCACGTCTTCCGCCACCATCATTTTTAGAAATTTCAACATTGATACGACGACCTTCTAATTGTACGTTGTTCAATATGTCCATTACTTTATCAGTGTGTTCTGGATCAGTGTTAAAGAAAGAGAAACCTTCTTTTACATCTACTTTGAATACGTCATCACGACCTAAGTCTAATGTTTCTTTCAAGTAGTCTTTTAATGACATCCAATCGAAATTGTCTCTAGAACCAATATTTACAAAGTATCTTGTAGCACCACCATTGTTGTTTGCTCTTGGCTCTCTATCGTCACCACGATCGCGTCTATCTGAAGATTGACTAGTGATGTCTCTGTTTTTCTTGTAGTAAGCAATAAAACGGTTAAATTCTACTGAAACCATTTTCTTGATTAATTCTTCTTTAGATAAACCTTCTAATACATCATTGATAGCAGGTAAGTAGTTGTCAATTTCGTGATCAACTTCAGTATCTTTAATTTTATTAGCTAAGTGTAATAATTGGATTTCGCAGATTTCAATTCCAGAAGGGATTGTTTTTTCTTCGAATTTTTGTTTAATGATTCTTTCGATTGCAGAAATCTTACGTAATTCACTTTTAGTTACAATTACGATAGATGTACCTAATTTACCTGCACGACCAGTACGTCCTGAACGGTGATTGTAAGTTTCTACTTCGTCCGGCAATTGGTAGTTTACTACGTGAGTTACATTATCAACGTCAATTCCACGAGCAGCAACATCAGTTGCAACAAGCATTTGGATTTGTCTTCCTCTAAAAGATTTCATAACCCCATCACGTTGCGCTTGAGATAAATCTCCGTGTAATGCAGCAGCGCTGTATCCGTCTTCGATTAATTTTTCGGCAACCGCTTGAGTGTCACGTTTTGTTCTACAAAAAACTACAGAGAAAATGTCTGGATTGGCATCTGCCAAACGTTTCAAAGCTTCGTAACGATCACGTGCATTTACAAGGTAAAATTCGTGTGATACAGTAGCTGAACCAGAGTTTTTGGTTCCTACAGTAATTTCTTGTGGGTTAGACATAAATTGTTTTCCAATTCGTGCCACTTCAGCAGGCATAGTTGCAGAAAACAACCATGTGTTTTTTTCGTCAGGTGTAGTAGAAAGGATGTTTACGATATCTTCGTAGAAACCCATGTTCAACATTTCGTCTGCTTCGTCAAGGATGCAATAGTTAATTTGAGAAATGTTTACCAAGCCTCTGTTAATCATATCTTGCATTCTTCCTGGAGTTGCTACAATAATTTGTGCCCCTCTTTTAATGTCTCTCGCTTGTTCTGTAATGCTAGCCCCACCGTAAACTGCTACTACATTTATACCTTTTTCGTATTTTGAGTAGTTTTTAAGTTCGTTGGCAATCTGCAAACACAATTCACGTGTTGGAGATAAAATTAATGCTTGTGTATTTCTGTTGTTGGCATCAATTTTCTGAATAACTGGAAAACCAAACGCTGCCGTTTTCCCTGTCCCTGTTTGAGCTAACGCAACTAAATCTGTATCTTTTTCCAATAATAGGGGAATCGCTTTCTCCTGTACTTCGCTCGGATTTTCAAATCCTAGATCTAAAATCGCCTTCAGTAACGATTCACTCAATCCTAATTGTTCAAATTTATTCATATGTATTTTTAAAATAGGGTGCAAAATTACTGTTTATAATTCATATAAACTAATGCTATTTTAAGATTTAATGATTTATTAGTATTTGATAATCAGTGTATTGTGATTTGAATTTTCTATTTTGGACTTTAAATTTTAAATTTTAGTCTGAAATTACGTCTCATATATTTAAATTTTAATGTAAAATATGTTGCATTTTGAACAATTATTTGTTTTCTTTCAAAAAACGGATTAGTTCTTGAGTGGCTATCCCTCGGTGGCTGATTTTGTTTTTTGTTTCTAATGGTAATTGAGCAAAAGTTTCTTGGTAATTTTCAGGTCTAAAAATAGGATCGTATCCAAAACCTTGATTCCCTGATTTTTCTAAAGTGATTTCACCTCGTGCAATACCTGTAAAAAGATATTGTTTCCCTTTTAGGTTTAATGTGATTACTGTTTTAAATTGTGCTTTTCTATTGCTTTTGTCTTTTAAATTCAAAAGTAATTTTGTCATGTTGTCTTCAGCAGAACGTTGCTCTCCTGCATAGCGAGCAGAGTACACACCAGGTTCACCATTGAGTGCATCAACTTCAAGTCCTGTATCGTCAGCAAAACAATCGTAGCCATATTTTTGGGTTACATAATCGGCCTTCATTATAGCGTTTTCTTCAATAGTATCAGCGGTTTCGGGAATTTCTTCGTGACAGCCAATGCTTTCGAGACTAATGATTTCTATGCTATCAGGGAGCATGCTTTGTATTTCTTTTATTTTATTAGGGTTGTTGGTGGCGAATACGATTTTCATTACTTATTTTTTTATTGATGCAAAAATACATTGTTTTAAAATAGACTAGTTTTTTGTCCTGAATATTTTTTCATTTGAGGCATTTTGCTTTACTAGACTTAATTTAAATCATCGTAAGTAGTTACGTCAATACCTTATTTAGTAAAAATTATCTGTAGGTAAATATCTTGATGATTTGTTTTTTTATTAAGCTTTTTTATATGTAATATTGTGCTTTAATTAATAAAAAATAAAAAAAATGAAAAAATTAAGTGTTTTATTTGTTTCTGTGTTGGCATTAGGAATGTCATTTGTATCTTGTAGTAAAGATGATGATAAAGAAGCTTCTATTGAAGGGAAGTGGAATTATTCAACTGCAGCTATAACTACAAATGGTATTGAAGTGCCATTCAATGATTATATTGATAATCAAGCTAATTGTGCTAAAGATTATTTAGAACTTAAAACTGCTGGAGTAGCTAATTCTGGTGAATACAGTTCAGATTGTAAACTTACTGTTGATACAGGAACTTGGAAAAAAGACGGAAATAAACTTACTGTTGTGAGTGATGGTGAATCTACATCTTTCGAAGTAGTAAGTGTTACGGATTCAACTTTGAAATTAAAAGTTTCTTATAGTGAGGGAGGAGTTGCATTAACAGTTATCGTAACATTGGTTAAAGCATAAATTTTATTATTTAATTTTGGAAGGCTGATATCAGTATAAAGAAATTAAAGAATAATAAAAATTAGGCAGTAGTAAGCAGTTGTTTACTACTGCTTTTTTTTTACATATAGTTATAATCCCGATTTTAATAATTGAATAAAGTAATTTATCTGCAAAATCTGATGCGTTAAAATGAGGTTAAAGTGTTGTTTTATATGTGTTTAGATGTGAATATGTTGTAAATTTGATTGTGGTTTTGATTAATTACTTGAGTATATAATATCACAAATATTTCAATATTAGAAAAAGTATCT
Protein-coding regions in this window:
- a CDS encoding carboxypeptidase-like regulatory domain-containing protein codes for the protein MKYFVVFLFVIASISAVAQTTDTPQKVSGTIISDNTGTPLASVNIININQVTGTTTDDKGNFEIAVTQSDTLHITLLGFESLRVRVTNDWIKNKKTTIQLTQKAIALKEVVISPYYLTGYLEIDSKLIPIKEDYRYSISGLNQGYEGGQYAPEAFGKVLGSIFNPADMLYNVFGKRPQQLKKLREMRKDDTVRNLLETKYDRETISLLLGVSQDEIAEILTRCSYSEAFIKTANDLQIMDAISGCYEQYKILKKN
- a CDS encoding DEAD/DEAH box helicase, with the translated sequence MNKFEQLGLSESLLKAILDLGFENPSEVQEKAIPLLLEKDTDLVALAQTGTGKTAAFGFPVIQKIDANNRNTQALILSPTRELCLQIANELKNYSKYEKGINVVAVYGGASITEQARDIKRGAQIIVATPGRMQDMINRGLVNISQINYCILDEADEMLNMGFYEDIVNILSTTPDEKNTWLFSATMPAEVARIGKQFMSNPQEITVGTKNSGSATVSHEFYLVNARDRYEALKRLADANPDIFSVVFCRTKRDTQAVAEKLIEDGYSAAALHGDLSQAQRDGVMKSFRGRQIQMLVATDVAARGIDVDNVTHVVNYQLPDEVETYNHRSGRTGRAGKLGTSIVIVTKSELRKISAIERIIKQKFEEKTIPSGIEICEIQLLHLANKIKDTEVDHEIDNYLPAINDVLEGLSKEELIKKMVSVEFNRFIAYYKKNRDITSQSSDRRDRGDDREPRANNNGGATRYFVNIGSRDNFDWMSLKDYLKETLDLGRDDVFKVDVKEGFSFFNTDPEHTDKVMDILNNVQLEGRRINVEISKNDGGGRRDHNGRNSGGFGGRSSSRREGSFAPRREGGFRGDRGSSSREGGFRSERNSGSRRDGGFSSDRSSREGSSERAPRRSEGFGDSSRSRRPRRD
- a CDS encoding non-canonical purine NTP diphosphatase, whose translation is MKIVFATNNPNKIKEIQSMLPDSIEIISLESIGCHEEIPETADTIEENAIMKADYVTQKYGYDCFADDTGLEVDALNGEPGVYSARYAGEQRSAEDNMTKLLLNLKDKSNRKAQFKTVITLNLKGKQYLFTGIARGEITLEKSGNQGFGYDPIFRPENYQETFAQLPLETKNKISHRGIATQELIRFLKENK
- a CDS encoding lipocalin family protein; translation: MKKLSVLFVSVLALGMSFVSCSKDDDKEASIEGKWNYSTAAITTNGIEVPFNDYIDNQANCAKDYLELKTAGVANSGEYSSDCKLTVDTGTWKKDGNKLTVVSDGESTSFEVVSVTDSTLKLKVSYSEGGVALTVIVTLVKA